A part of Microbulbifer sp. MI-G genomic DNA contains:
- a CDS encoding acyl-CoA thioesterase, with protein sequence MSALDENPQPTGTLALQTLAMPRDTNPQGDVFAGWLMSQMDLAGAILAQSIARGRVTTVAVGSMVFLRPVPVGSTVSCYAEALEVGRSSIRTMVEVWLTRVDSGEQVKVTEGEFVFVAIDDSGRTRPLP encoded by the coding sequence ATGTCAGCACTAGATGAAAACCCGCAACCCACAGGCACACTCGCCCTGCAAACCCTGGCCATGCCCCGCGACACCAATCCCCAGGGGGATGTCTTCGCCGGCTGGCTGATGTCGCAGATGGACCTGGCCGGTGCCATTCTGGCACAGAGTATCGCCCGCGGCAGGGTCACCACAGTAGCGGTTGGCAGTATGGTGTTTTTGCGCCCGGTTCCGGTTGGCTCCACGGTCAGTTGCTACGCCGAAGCCCTGGAGGTGGGGCGCTCCTCCATCCGGACCATGGTCGAGGTGTGGTTGACGCGGGTCGATTCCGGGGAGCAGGTAAAGGTCACCGAAGGTGAATTTGTATTTGTGGCGATTGATGATAGCGGGCGTACCAGGCCGCTGCCTTGA
- a CDS encoding TRAP transporter large permease: MIELVPLLMFAVICALLMFGYPVAFTLGGTALIAAGLGIVCGVFDAELLRAFPDRLYGIMQNGTLVAVPLFVLMGVILQRAKIAEDLLVNLTRVFMGARAGMAISVVMVGTLLAASTGIVGATVVTMGLMSLPTMLKQGYAPNLATGTICATGTLGQIIPPSIALVLLGDTLSNAYQQAQLSAGIFNPKPISVGDLFIGAIIPGLLLVAAYITYLLMISRREPAAAPPGERKALEPWPLLHSLLPPITLMLVVLGSIMTGAATPTEAAGIGALGAGLLAYSRGALDWARAGAVGRSTLQVTAMVFAILIGASLFSLVFRGYGGEELVTGIFHSLPGGVLGATLLVMVMIFLLGFILDFFEITFVVVPIVGPVLLAMGVDPVWLGIMIAINLQTSFLTPPFGFALFYLRGVAPSSVATSAIYRGVIPFIAIQLLILCVLALWPSLATWLPAMVAR, from the coding sequence ATGATCGAACTGGTCCCCCTGCTGATGTTTGCCGTCATCTGCGCCCTGCTGATGTTCGGCTACCCGGTGGCCTTTACCCTCGGTGGCACCGCCCTAATCGCCGCAGGTCTCGGTATAGTCTGTGGTGTCTTCGATGCAGAGTTGTTGCGGGCCTTTCCCGATCGCCTCTACGGCATTATGCAAAACGGCACCCTGGTAGCGGTGCCGCTTTTTGTTCTCATGGGTGTCATTCTGCAGCGGGCCAAGATCGCCGAGGATTTGCTGGTCAACCTGACCAGGGTCTTTATGGGCGCACGCGCGGGCATGGCCATTTCTGTTGTAATGGTGGGGACACTCCTCGCCGCCAGTACCGGTATTGTTGGTGCAACTGTGGTCACTATGGGTCTGATGTCCTTGCCCACCATGTTAAAGCAGGGCTATGCGCCCAACCTTGCCACCGGCACCATCTGTGCCACGGGTACTCTGGGGCAGATCATTCCACCATCGATTGCACTGGTACTGTTGGGCGATACACTTTCCAATGCCTACCAGCAGGCACAGCTGTCTGCCGGCATTTTCAATCCAAAGCCGATCAGTGTCGGAGACCTGTTTATAGGCGCCATTATTCCCGGCCTGTTGCTGGTAGCGGCCTATATCACTTATCTGTTAATGATTTCCCGCCGCGAGCCGGCCGCAGCGCCACCGGGCGAACGCAAAGCACTGGAGCCCTGGCCATTGCTGCACAGCCTGTTGCCCCCCATCACCCTGATGCTGGTGGTGCTGGGCTCGATAATGACCGGCGCGGCCACGCCCACCGAGGCCGCTGGCATCGGTGCCCTGGGGGCCGGTCTGCTGGCATACAGCCGTGGTGCCCTGGACTGGGCAAGAGCGGGCGCGGTTGGGCGCAGTACCCTGCAGGTGACCGCTATGGTCTTCGCCATACTGATCGGCGCCTCTCTGTTCTCTCTGGTCTTCCGCGGTTACGGCGGCGAGGAGCTGGTCACGGGGATTTTTCATAGCCTGCCCGGGGGCGTTTTGGGCGCAACCCTTCTGGTGATGGTGATGATCTTCCTGCTCGGCTTTATCCTCGACTTTTTCGAAATCACTTTCGTGGTGGTGCCCATCGTTGGACCTGTGTTGCTGGCAATGGGCGTCGATCCCGTGTGGCTGGGGATTATGATTGCCATCAACCTGCAGACTTCCTTCCTGACCCCGCCCTTTGGTTTTGCACTTTTTTATCTGCGCGGGGTGGCACCGAGCTCTGTAGCCACCTCGGCCATCTACCGCGGGGTTATCCCGTTTATCGCCATTCAGCTGCTGATACTTTGTGTGTTGGCTCTGTGGCCTTCACTGGCGACCTGGCTGCCAGCCATGGTGGCCCGCTGA
- a CDS encoding TRAP transporter small permease subunit, with protein sequence MPFLLRGARVLEALSRRTGHLLAWFTLAMALLQSGIVVLRRFFDSGSVALQESVVYLHGAVFMLGLAYALQTDAHVRVDVFYRQMRPRSRAWVNAIGYLVFLLPLCGFLLVSSWQFVLNSWWVFEDSANAGGLPGVFLLKSLIPLAAITLSLAGAAQFIRALIQLMETPPVATAAETSPALSKQPEETEV encoded by the coding sequence ATGCCATTTCTGCTGCGAGGCGCGCGCGTGCTGGAAGCGCTTTCCAGACGCACCGGTCACCTGCTCGCCTGGTTTACCCTGGCCATGGCATTGCTGCAAAGCGGTATCGTAGTGCTGCGCCGCTTCTTTGACAGCGGCTCTGTCGCCCTGCAGGAATCTGTTGTCTATCTGCACGGCGCTGTTTTTATGCTCGGACTGGCCTATGCCCTGCAAACCGATGCCCATGTGCGTGTGGACGTCTTTTACCGTCAGATGCGCCCGCGGAGCAGAGCCTGGGTCAATGCTATCGGCTATCTCGTCTTCCTGTTGCCCCTGTGCGGTTTCCTCCTGGTCAGCAGCTGGCAGTTTGTCCTCAACAGCTGGTGGGTATTCGAAGACAGTGCCAACGCCGGCGGCTTGCCTGGGGTCTTTCTACTCAAGAGTCTGATTCCGCTGGCCGCAATCACGCTTAGCCTGGCCGGTGCAGCCCAGTTTATCCGCGCCCTGATACAGTTGATGGAAACGCCCCCAGTGGCAACAGCTGCTGAAACCTCGCCGGCATTATCCAAACAGCCCGAGGAGACCGAGGTATGA
- a CDS encoding PstS family phosphate ABC transporter substrate-binding protein, whose amino-acid sequence MNKQILATSLAALTLATAQVAMAARDYISIVGSSTVYPFTTTVAERFSRATQFKTPVVESTGTGGGMKLFCQGVGENTADITGASRRIKQSELEMCNNNDVDVVEVQIGYDGIVLANAKKVAPFALSRRDIFLALAREVPNPDGSKTLVTNPYKTWKDVNPALPNLRIEVLGPPPTSGTRDAFAELALEGGCKTFGWIKALKKTDKSAYKAICHNVREDGAYVEAGENDNLIVNKLVANPNALGIFGFSFLDQNADKVQGSLIEGQAPTFDSIADQRYPVSRPLFIYVKKAHADVVPGIRQFLAEFTSARAWGEEGYLADKGMIPLPDEKRQQVATDVRKLNALGNLAAK is encoded by the coding sequence ATGAACAAGCAAATTCTGGCCACTTCCCTGGCGGCGCTAACCCTCGCCACCGCCCAGGTGGCTATGGCGGCTCGCGACTATATCAGTATTGTCGGTTCCTCTACCGTATACCCCTTTACCACGACAGTGGCGGAGCGATTCAGTCGCGCTACCCAGTTCAAGACCCCGGTTGTCGAATCTACAGGCACCGGCGGCGGTATGAAACTGTTCTGCCAGGGGGTTGGCGAGAACACTGCGGATATCACCGGCGCTTCCCGTCGCATCAAGCAGTCCGAGCTGGAGATGTGTAACAACAATGACGTCGATGTCGTAGAGGTGCAGATCGGCTACGACGGCATTGTGCTTGCCAATGCAAAAAAAGTGGCCCCGTTTGCGTTGTCCCGCAGGGACATCTTCCTGGCCCTGGCCAGGGAAGTGCCCAACCCGGACGGTTCAAAAACCCTGGTAACCAACCCCTATAAGACCTGGAAAGACGTCAACCCGGCCCTGCCCAACCTCCGCATCGAAGTATTGGGCCCGCCCCCCACTTCCGGCACCCGCGACGCCTTTGCCGAATTGGCCCTGGAGGGTGGCTGTAAAACCTTTGGCTGGATCAAGGCCTTGAAGAAAACCGACAAGAGTGCATACAAGGCGATCTGTCACAATGTGCGCGAGGACGGCGCTTACGTGGAAGCCGGTGAAAACGACAACCTGATCGTGAATAAGCTGGTCGCCAACCCCAATGCTCTGGGCATTTTTGGTTTCAGCTTCCTCGACCAGAATGCCGATAAGGTGCAGGGGTCTTTGATCGAAGGTCAGGCTCCGACTTTCGACTCCATTGCCGACCAGCGCTATCCGGTATCGCGCCCACTGTTTATCTATGTCAAGAAGGCCCATGCCGATGTGGTGCCGGGCATCAGACAGTTCCTGGCGGAATTCACCAGCGCGCGCGCCTGGGGGGAAGAGGGCTACCTGGCGGACAAGGGCATGATCCCGCTGCCCGATGAAAAGCGCCAACAGGTTGCTACCGACGTGCGCAAGCTGAATGCATTGGGTAATCTCGCTGCAAAATAA
- the pstC gene encoding phosphate ABC transporter permease subunit PstC → MQTPTLLALLLLLILVVYGTGFSRALGAARSLGGVRNLASLPSYYGLFAALWCGLPALLLLGAWIAFDDTIIRTMVLGSLPDKPETPSGQNLLYAQIQNLSAGHLIGEKTPQLQSAADYLDRLRRNSSNLQAFLSLTLAVGLAAFALLRFSPKLCAREKVEKVLRAILIACACAAIFTTVGILLSVLFESLRFFQSVPVSEFLFGLHWSPQMALRSDQVGSSGAFGAVPLFTGTLMVSAIAMFVAVPVGLMAAIYLAEYASRRVRAVAKPTLEILAGVPTVVYGFFAALTVAPFIRDLASSIGLQASSESALAAGLVMGIMIIPFVSSLSDDVINAVPQSLRDGALGLGSTRSETVRKVVIPAALPGIVGGVLLAVSRAIGETMIVVMAAGLAANLTANPLESVTTVTVQIVTLLVGDQEFDSPKTLAAFALGLMLFVTTLVLNFIALHVVKKYREQYD, encoded by the coding sequence ATGCAAACTCCCACACTGCTCGCCCTCCTGCTGCTGTTGATACTGGTGGTCTACGGTACTGGCTTCAGCCGGGCACTGGGTGCCGCGCGCAGTCTCGGTGGTGTGCGCAACCTGGCTTCTCTGCCCAGTTACTACGGCCTGTTTGCGGCACTCTGGTGCGGCCTGCCAGCCCTGCTGCTGCTGGGCGCCTGGATCGCCTTCGACGATACGATCATTCGCACGATGGTGTTGGGCAGCCTTCCCGATAAACCCGAGACCCCCTCCGGACAAAATCTGCTCTACGCCCAAATCCAGAATCTCTCCGCCGGCCATTTGATTGGGGAAAAAACGCCCCAGTTGCAATCGGCAGCAGATTATCTCGATCGCCTGCGCCGCAATTCCAGCAACTTGCAGGCCTTTTTAAGTCTGACACTGGCGGTGGGGCTGGCCGCTTTTGCCCTGCTGCGCTTCTCACCAAAACTGTGCGCGCGGGAGAAAGTGGAAAAGGTACTGCGCGCGATTCTGATCGCTTGCGCCTGCGCAGCCATTTTTACCACGGTGGGCATTTTGCTCTCTGTATTGTTTGAATCCCTGCGCTTTTTCCAGTCTGTACCGGTGAGTGAGTTTCTCTTTGGTCTGCACTGGAGCCCGCAGATGGCACTGCGTTCCGACCAGGTGGGCTCCAGCGGCGCTTTCGGCGCTGTGCCCCTGTTTACCGGAACCTTGATGGTGTCGGCCATCGCCATGTTTGTGGCGGTGCCTGTGGGTCTGATGGCGGCTATTTATCTGGCCGAATATGCCAGTCGACGCGTGCGCGCGGTGGCCAAGCCCACCCTCGAAATTCTCGCCGGTGTACCTACAGTGGTATACGGCTTCTTTGCGGCCCTCACCGTAGCACCCTTTATTCGCGACCTGGCCAGCTCGATAGGATTGCAGGCATCCAGTGAAAGCGCGCTGGCTGCCGGGCTAGTGATGGGGATTATGATTATCCCGTTTGTCTCCTCCCTCTCCGACGATGTGATCAATGCGGTGCCACAATCCCTGCGCGACGGGGCCCTGGGGCTGGGCTCCACGCGCTCCGAAACCGTGCGCAAGGTAGTGATTCCGGCAGCGCTGCCCGGAATCGTCGGCGGTGTGTTGCTGGCGGTATCTCGTGCCATTGGGGAAACCATGATCGTAGTGATGGCAGCTGGACTAGCGGCCAATCTCACCGCCAACCCACTGGAATCGGTTACCACTGTTACGGTACAGATAGTGACGCTGCTGGTTGGAGACCAGGAGTTTGACAGCCCCAAAACCCTCGCCGCCTTCGCCTTGGGCCTGATGCTGTTTGTCACCACACTGGTACTCAACTTTATCGCCTTGCATGTAGTGAAAAAATACCGGGAGCAGTATGACTGA
- the pstA gene encoding phosphate ABC transporter permease PstA produces MTDLTQAQVRERIAKRLASRHRKEKLFRGLGVASIAFGVLAVVILFSDIISKGSGAFVQTAIQLDVHYDAQVLGIDTVDDESLAWANFTGVIRQALRERFPSVTGRSAKRELYSLVSSGAPFTLRDRLADNPGLLGKSETVWLATDDDVDTFVKSLKASKEGFRGRTSDQKAGWIEQLLDSGELKKRFNTTFFTNGDSREPEQAGIRAALMGSLFTLLVTLALSFPIGVAAAIYLEEYAPKNRWTDLIEVNINNLAAVPSIVFGLLGLAIFINFFELPRSAPLVGGLVLTLMTLPTIIISSRAALKAVPPSIREAAMGMGASPMQVVFHHVLPLAMPGMLTGAIIGMAQALGETAPLLMIGMVAFIVDVPDGITDPATVLPVQIFLWADSPERAFVERTSAAIMVLLSVLIVMNTCAVLLRKKLERRW; encoded by the coding sequence ATGACTGATCTGACTCAGGCACAGGTTCGCGAGCGCATCGCAAAGCGCCTTGCCAGCCGCCATCGCAAGGAAAAGCTTTTCCGCGGGCTCGGCGTTGCCAGTATTGCTTTTGGCGTACTCGCGGTTGTAATCCTGTTCAGTGATATTATCAGTAAGGGCAGCGGTGCCTTTGTGCAGACCGCTATCCAGCTGGATGTGCACTACGATGCACAGGTGCTCGGCATTGATACGGTAGATGACGAGAGTCTGGCCTGGGCCAATTTCACTGGTGTGATTCGCCAGGCCCTGCGCGAGCGCTTTCCCTCGGTGACCGGTCGCAGTGCCAAGCGCGAATTGTACAGTCTGGTTTCCTCCGGCGCCCCCTTTACCCTGCGCGACCGTTTGGCCGACAATCCGGGGCTGCTCGGCAAAAGTGAGACCGTCTGGCTTGCCACTGATGACGATGTGGATACTTTTGTCAAAAGCCTGAAGGCTTCCAAGGAGGGCTTCCGTGGTCGTACCTCGGATCAAAAAGCCGGCTGGATAGAACAGTTGCTGGACAGCGGCGAATTGAAAAAGCGTTTCAATACCACCTTCTTCACCAACGGCGACTCCCGCGAGCCGGAGCAGGCTGGCATCCGCGCGGCCCTGATGGGCTCCCTGTTTACTCTGCTGGTAACACTGGCCCTGTCCTTCCCGATTGGGGTGGCTGCGGCCATCTACCTGGAGGAGTATGCACCAAAGAACCGCTGGACGGATTTAATCGAGGTGAATATCAACAACCTCGCCGCAGTGCCTTCCATCGTGTTCGGTCTGCTCGGACTGGCAATCTTTATCAATTTCTTCGAATTGCCCCGTTCGGCGCCACTGGTCGGTGGCCTGGTACTCACCCTGATGACCCTGCCGACAATTATTATTTCCAGCCGCGCTGCACTGAAGGCCGTTCCGCCCTCTATCCGCGAAGCTGCCATGGGCATGGGTGCCTCGCCCATGCAGGTGGTTTTTCACCACGTACTGCCCCTGGCCATGCCCGGCATGCTGACGGGTGCGATTATCGGTATGGCCCAGGCATTGGGAGAGACGGCACCTCTGTTGATGATCGGTATGGTTGCGTTTATTGTCGATGTACCGGACGGCATTACCGACCCGGCTACCGTGTTGCCCGTACAGATTTTCCTGTGGGCCGACAGTCCGGAGCGCGCTTTTGTGGAGCGCACCTCTGCCGCCATTATGGTGCTGTTGAGTGTGTTGATTGTAATGAATACCTGCGCGGTATTGCTTCGAAAGAAACTGGAGCGCCGCTGGTAA
- the pstB gene encoding phosphate ABC transporter ATP-binding protein PstB, producing the protein MRNVNVLYGETQAIHSVSLDIGCNEVVAMIGPSGCGKSTFLRCLNRMNDTIEGCRVEGELSLDGEPIYGPKVDVVPLRARVGMVFQKPNPFPKSIYENVAYGPKIHGIASRRAELDEIVENSLHRAGLWNEVKDRLNKPGTGLSGGQQQRLCIARAIAVSPEVILMDEPCSALDPIATARIEELIDELKENYTIAIVTHSMQQAARVSQRTAYFHLGHLVEVNDTETVFTNPEHELTEAYITGRFG; encoded by the coding sequence ATGCGCAATGTCAATGTACTGTATGGAGAGACCCAGGCAATTCACTCGGTAAGCCTGGATATCGGCTGCAACGAAGTCGTGGCCATGATCGGCCCATCGGGCTGTGGTAAATCTACGTTCCTGCGCTGTCTCAACCGTATGAACGACACCATTGAAGGGTGTCGCGTTGAGGGTGAGCTAAGCTTGGACGGTGAACCTATTTACGGTCCCAAGGTGGATGTGGTGCCCTTGCGTGCGCGGGTGGGTATGGTGTTCCAGAAACCCAACCCCTTTCCCAAATCCATCTACGAAAACGTCGCTTATGGCCCCAAGATCCACGGTATTGCCAGTCGCCGCGCGGAACTGGATGAAATTGTGGAAAACAGCCTGCATCGAGCCGGCCTGTGGAATGAAGTGAAGGATCGCCTGAACAAGCCGGGAACCGGTCTGTCCGGTGGCCAGCAACAGCGCCTGTGCATTGCCCGCGCCATTGCAGTGAGTCCGGAGGTGATCCTGATGGACGAGCCCTGCTCGGCTCTGGACCCGATTGCCACTGCACGTATCGAGGAATTGATCGACGAGCTTAAGGAAAATTACACCATCGCCATTGTGACCCACTCCATGCAGCAAGCAGCTCGTGTCAGCCAGCGCACCGCCTACTTTCACCTCGGACATCTTGTCGAGGTCAACGATACTGAAACCGTGTTCACCAATCCCGAACATGAATTAACCGAAGCCTATATCACCGGCCGCTTCGGCTGA
- the phoU gene encoding phosphate signaling complex protein PhoU: MEMHFDQHISRQFNEDLEGIKTEMLEMGGMVACQVADAVDALSNADSQLAEKVLRIEEEIDSSEMALDEHATLIIAKRQPAASDLRMVMSITRIARDLERIGDEACKVAKMAIALTDEGTSPRGYTEIRHIASAVRKMLNDALDAYTRFDVASALRTLAEDEQVDMDYRSAVRELVTYMMEDPRSISRVINVLWTLRSLERIGDHAKNICEQVVYLVEGTDIRHGHNNLRKL, translated from the coding sequence ATGGAAATGCATTTCGACCAGCACATCTCCCGCCAGTTCAACGAGGATCTGGAGGGTATCAAGACCGAAATGTTGGAGATGGGTGGTATGGTCGCCTGCCAGGTGGCCGATGCTGTGGATGCCCTGTCCAATGCCGACAGTCAATTGGCGGAGAAAGTCCTGCGGATCGAAGAAGAAATCGACAGCAGTGAGATGGCCCTGGATGAGCACGCGACCCTGATTATTGCCAAGCGCCAGCCCGCCGCATCGGATTTACGCATGGTGATGTCAATAACCCGTATCGCCCGCGACCTGGAGCGCATTGGCGATGAGGCCTGCAAAGTCGCAAAAATGGCCATAGCACTGACCGACGAGGGCACCTCGCCGCGTGGCTATACTGAGATACGCCATATCGCCAGTGCCGTGCGCAAAATGCTCAATGATGCTTTGGATGCCTATACTCGTTTCGATGTGGCGTCGGCCCTGCGTACCCTGGCGGAAGATGAGCAGGTGGATATGGATTACCGTAGCGCAGTGCGTGAGCTGGTTACCTATATGATGGAAGATCCACGCAGTATCTCGCGGGTGATCAATGTGTTGTGGACCCTGCGTTCACTGGAACGCATCGGCGATCACGCCAAGAATATTTGTGAACAGGTGGTGTATTTGGTGGAGGGGACGGATATCCGGCACGGCCACAACAATCTGAGGAAACTCTGA
- a CDS encoding antibiotic biosynthesis monooxygenase family protein — MMKYIFEIRIKQGFSAEEYAEAWVRASTLIQQSPGAMGTELHQNISDPNRLIAIACWRSKEDRDAMQAQHLAEIDTIIHSVAPFVEIRSLGEFEDPQWTVNIESDAS; from the coding sequence ATGATGAAATATATTTTTGAGATTCGTATCAAGCAAGGATTCAGTGCCGAGGAATATGCCGAGGCCTGGGTAAGGGCATCCACATTAATTCAGCAATCCCCTGGTGCCATGGGGACGGAACTTCACCAAAACATCAGCGATCCAAACAGACTGATCGCCATTGCCTGCTGGCGCAGCAAGGAAGACAGGGATGCAATGCAGGCACAGCATTTAGCCGAGATCGATACAATCATTCATAGCGTTGCGCCTTTTGTTGAGATACGTTCACTGGGTGAATTCGAAGACCCGCAATGGACAGTTAATATTGAATCGGATGCATCGTAA
- a CDS encoding putative porin, whose amino-acid sequence MRFKLAALPLMLLAATATAEEYNSITTVGYSNLDFDDNDGNQLSAETTYYFDGKEALGPLREFEYINKASNISAAYLHYDVGSFDLDNFAVAGEYFAGNGLVFGANLTEVDDDNINTVSLGYLFTPNFLLKLSHTDRDSDEETFIEARYNHQLSGSDYIGFDFAADDDFDVRVFSSKYFASLGNDQYLTADFAYANFDEGDDYWQIGADYYFTRNTAFGVTVDENDDYKVGFSHFFSRNVAVEAAYSTVFSDGLNIRSFGNEAFAMAANADVDVDKFELGLTVQL is encoded by the coding sequence ATGAGATTCAAGCTCGCTGCTCTTCCCCTGATGCTTCTCGCGGCTACTGCTACGGCAGAGGAGTACAATTCTATTACTACTGTTGGATATTCCAATCTGGATTTTGATGACAATGATGGCAACCAGCTAAGCGCTGAAACCACTTACTACTTCGATGGCAAGGAGGCCCTGGGGCCTCTGAGAGAGTTTGAATATATTAATAAAGCCAGCAACATATCAGCGGCCTACCTCCACTACGATGTGGGTAGTTTTGATCTGGATAACTTTGCTGTTGCCGGTGAGTATTTTGCCGGGAATGGGTTGGTTTTCGGTGCTAATTTAACTGAAGTTGATGACGACAATATCAATACGGTTTCTCTTGGCTACCTGTTTACACCTAACTTTTTGCTGAAGTTGTCTCATACTGATAGAGACTCTGATGAAGAAACTTTTATTGAGGCTCGTTATAATCACCAGTTGAGCGGCTCCGATTATATCGGTTTTGATTTTGCTGCAGATGATGATTTTGACGTGCGCGTATTTTCCTCCAAGTATTTTGCCAGCCTGGGTAATGATCAATACTTAACTGCAGATTTTGCCTATGCCAACTTTGATGAAGGGGATGATTACTGGCAAATTGGTGCGGATTATTACTTCACGCGGAATACAGCTTTTGGCGTTACAGTGGATGAAAATGACGACTACAAGGTGGGCTTCTCTCACTTCTTCAGTCGCAATGTTGCAGTAGAGGCGGCCTACAGCACTGTTTTTTCCGATGGTTTGAATATTCGTAGCTTTGGTAATGAAGCCTTTGCTATGGCTGCAAATGCCGACGTTGATGTTGATAAGTTCGAGTTGGGCTTAACTGTTCAACTGTAA
- a CDS encoding M48 family metalloprotease: MIPRHLSFSAFTAIAVLVAAVVSGCAVNPVTGEKQLSLISVQQELHLGQEQYPINQQQQGGQYTIDPHLQDYVSKVGQKLARVSDQPQLPYEFVVLNNAVPNAWALPGGKIAINRGLLVLLEDEAELAAVLSHEIVHAAARHSATALSRQQLLGTGLAVLGAATKDSAYADLISTGSQLGGSAYIARYGRSNELQSDKYGMRYMAAAGYDPQGAIRLQRKFVALSEGRQTNGLAALFASHPPSQFRVNANIEHSQSLPKGGVTNRGAYQKAIAQLKRDAPAYKHYDQALQAAGKQHYDDALRLVRKAQQQQPREATFFALEGDLLAQKKQYAKARSAYDRAVEKNPTLFSHWLKRGIASVALNDYTSAERDLGRSLRYLDSAYAHYYLGEVYEQLDNPQSAYKHYQTAAGAGGEIGFKAQARMQVLTGDG; this comes from the coding sequence ATGATCCCGCGGCACCTTAGCTTCTCCGCTTTCACTGCCATCGCAGTGCTGGTAGCGGCTGTTGTCAGCGGCTGTGCTGTGAACCCGGTCACCGGGGAAAAGCAGCTCTCGCTGATCTCCGTTCAACAGGAATTGCACCTGGGACAGGAGCAATACCCCATCAATCAGCAGCAACAGGGTGGCCAGTACACGATTGATCCCCACCTGCAGGACTATGTGAGCAAGGTGGGACAAAAGCTGGCACGGGTTTCAGACCAGCCACAACTGCCCTATGAATTTGTGGTACTGAACAATGCCGTACCCAATGCCTGGGCCCTGCCCGGCGGCAAAATCGCCATCAACCGCGGTCTTCTGGTACTGCTGGAGGATGAGGCCGAACTGGCCGCCGTTCTCAGCCACGAGATCGTTCACGCCGCTGCCCGGCATTCGGCCACTGCCCTGTCCCGGCAACAGCTGCTCGGCACCGGCCTTGCGGTTCTCGGTGCTGCCACCAAAGACTCGGCCTACGCCGACCTGATTTCCACCGGCAGCCAGTTGGGCGGCTCTGCCTATATTGCGCGTTACGGCCGCAGTAATGAGCTGCAGTCCGATAAATATGGCATGCGATACATGGCCGCCGCCGGCTATGATCCCCAGGGCGCCATCCGCCTGCAGCGCAAATTCGTGGCGCTATCCGAGGGCCGCCAGACCAATGGGCTGGCGGCCCTGTTTGCCAGTCACCCACCCTCGCAGTTCCGGGTCAACGCCAATATCGAACACAGTCAATCACTGCCAAAAGGGGGGGTAACCAATCGCGGTGCCTATCAAAAGGCGATCGCCCAGCTAAAGCGCGATGCCCCCGCCTACAAGCATTACGACCAGGCACTGCAAGCCGCAGGCAAACAGCACTATGACGATGCACTGCGTCTTGTGCGCAAGGCACAGCAGCAACAACCCAGGGAAGCGACTTTCTTCGCCCTGGAAGGGGACCTGCTGGCGCAGAAGAAACAGTATGCAAAAGCCCGCAGTGCCTATGATCGTGCGGTTGAGAAAAACCCCACCTTGTTTTCCCACTGGCTGAAGCGTGGCATCGCCAGTGTTGCGCTTAATGATTATACCTCGGCAGAGCGGGACTTAGGCCGTTCGCTGCGTTATCTGGATAGCGCTTATGCCCACTACTATCTGGGCGAGGTCTATGAGCAACTGGACAATCCCCAGAGTGCTTACAAGCACTACCAAACGGCTGCCGGGGCGGGCGGGGAGATCGGTTTTAAGGCACAGGCGCGGATGCAGGTGCTGACGGGAGATGGGTAA
- a CDS encoding DUF4265 domain-containing protein, with the protein MAALQVIELFAGTNPDGEPVLERLQVRINESGCCQLVRSPAFVKGIASGDSIQVDSDTQQFELIKRSGNLAIRIFCRTDSAELSDRLTPQLEKLGGELDLEQPRVLVYSIHVSCGFDKIEKILNNVCDGADSVWYYGNVYDPKDGQTPLNWWQDFLKPG; encoded by the coding sequence ATGGCGGCACTTCAGGTCATCGAGTTATTCGCAGGCACCAACCCCGATGGCGAACCGGTGCTGGAGCGCCTGCAGGTACGGATCAATGAGTCGGGCTGCTGTCAGCTGGTGCGCTCCCCGGCTTTTGTCAAAGGTATTGCCAGTGGTGATAGTATCCAGGTGGACAGTGACACCCAGCAGTTTGAATTGATCAAGCGCTCGGGCAACCTAGCGATCCGGATTTTCTGTCGCACAGACAGCGCAGAGCTGTCAGATCGGCTGACTCCGCAACTGGAAAAGCTGGGCGGCGAACTGGACCTTGAACAGCCTCGGGTGCTGGTGTACAGCATTCATGTTAGCTGTGGCTTCGACAAGATTGAGAAAATCCTTAACAATGTTTGTGATGGAGCTGACAGTGTCTGGTATTACGGCAATGTGTACGACCCCAAAGATGGTCAGACGCCGTTGAACTGGTGGCAGGATTTTCTAAAACCCGGGTAG